A stretch of DNA from Staphylococcus equorum:
TCGTGTTTTTACTACGTATTTTGAAAAAAACTTTTTCTATATCGTGATTAGTAAACGCGATGTGTATAGCGTGTGATAGTAAATCAAATGCTATGCCTTTAAGTCTATAATCAGAGTGTGAAGAAAAATATTTAATTTCTGCCTTATGACTATTTTCGAAAATTTGAAGGTAGAGATAACCTTTCAGTAGTCCCTCAGACATAAAGATAAATAGGCGATGATGCTCATCTAGTGATTCAACAATTTCATCTGCAGTCATTACATCATGTTTAAATGTGTGTTCGTGCAATTTACTAAATAAACGATAGTAAGCTGGCTGATATTCAGTGATGTTTTGTGCGTGCTCAATTTCACCAATATCTTGTGATGCTACTAAATAATAATCTGTAAAACTATAAGAAGATTGGATAGTTTTCATAAAATCTAAATAAATTTGTTCTGTTTCTTCAAAAGAAAAGTTGAAACTTGTAGACTCAGATTTGCTTTGTGCTAAGGTTTCAAATAAGTCTTGAAAAGCTGAAACTGATGGTAAAACTGATTTATTCACGAAAGGACCAAGAACTTTATATTTATTTTGTTCATATTGAAAGGCTGAAATTAGCATAATGATTTGGTCTTGATCATTTATTTGTGCATAGACGCCTGGATCTTCAATCAGTTGTTTTATGTTAGTTGTAATGTTTTTATGTGCTGGTGGTAATTTGTATAAATAAGAAGCTGAGCGATAATCTGCGTTAATTATAAATTGCTCTATCTGGTCATAGTCGTTTAATTTGATAG
This window harbors:
- a CDS encoding GNAT family N-acetyltransferase, which translates into the protein MKTIKLNDYDQIEQFIINADYRSASYLYKLPPAHKNITTNIKQLIEDPGVYAQINDQDQIIMLISAFQYEQNKYKVLGPFVNKSVLPSVSAFQDLFETLAQSKSESTSFNFSFEETEQIYLDFMKTIQSSYSFTDYYLVASQDIGEIEHAQNITEYQPAYYRLFSKLHEHTFKHDVMTADEIVESLDEHHRLFIFMSEGLLKGYLYLQIFENSHKAEIKYFSSHSDYRLKGIAFDLLSHAIHIAFTNHDIEKVFFKIRSKNTTLVERFNELGFNINYEYKKFKYVAAHI